GGTTCCGGCCTCTTCGTTAGTTTGCGTAGGCATTCTGACTAGTAATATGCCGTAATCCTTGTCGCTGTGGGTTTAGCGGTAATCAATAGTTCAACGCTCATCTAGCGGAGTGACTGAAAATCACATTGTGGCCGCCAGGCTTTACACCGAAATGGGACAAACGTGACACCACGTGTCGGGTTTGTCGCTGAGGGTAGATGAGCAGTCTTTTGGCTTTAGCCATTAGACTGCCAGCTATCCCGAATTGCCCAAGACAGACATCCAGCCTGCAAGGCTAATCTAATCGCGTTAGGATTAGATTCAGTATTTTGTGAAACAAAATGCTGGGATGTTTTGCGTTGCCGGTTCACAGGCATAAGCAAGCAGCTTGGGCATGTGCTTCCATCTCGGTGCACAATGTGATTTTCAGGCACGCAGTGGCATCATACATCTCATCACATTTTATAAATTCCACGTCAGACGGAATAGAGCCAAATATCTGAATTAACTTTGCGAGCTTATTTTTCAATAATCGCAATTTCCGTCCAACCAATTTGAAAGCCAGCGCGAATCGCAACGTTGATTGATTTGGTATGTGTAAAGGCAGTCGTATAATACGGCACGATTTGCCCATCAGTATCAGCAATAATTCGTTGCTTCAACGCATCTACCAATTTTGTGGCCAAGCCTTGGTGCTTGTTAGCTTGAACAATTTCGATACCGATTTCCCACAAATACTTACCATTCGGATTAGCTCCGGCCATCGCTAGGATTTCGCCATCCTCAATATATGCGACTCCAATTTTGTCTGGATCCGCCTGCGAAAATGCAAACGACTGACTGAAACGCGAATCACCCCGGAATTGTTTAATTTCAATTGGGTCATACCATTGCAAATGTTCATCTACCACTGCGACTGTATTATCAAGATCCGTTCGCGGAATAAAATTCGGGTAATACTCATTAATCTCATACCCGTATTCCGTCAAAATTTTGATTAACTGATTCATGTAACGCACT
This is a stretch of genomic DNA from Periweissella cryptocerci. It encodes these proteins:
- a CDS encoding GNAT family N-acetyltransferase, translating into MSLVEEQLAIDLGCSIGDIRSTANVFITGQAGWRARNYAKKPVTIICINNKVIVRSENEALTNALRAVWQDLAGEWLGEVRYMNQLIKILTEYGYEINEYYPNFIPRTDLDNTVAVVDEHLQWYDPIEIKQFRGDSRFSQSFAFSQADPDKIGVAYIEDGEILAMAGANPNGKYLWEIGIEIVQANKHQGLATKLVDALKQRIIADTDGQIVPYYTTAFTHTKSINVAIRAGFQIGWTEIAIIEK